The Thermomicrobiales bacterium genome contains the following window.
CCGACACCTGCCACAGACCGGTCAGTCCAGGTGTCACCAGTAAGCGCCCGTGGTGCCACTCGTCGTACCCGGCCACCTCGGCCGGCACCGGCGGACGCGGACCGACGACGCTCATTTCGCCCTTGAGCACATTGAAGAACTGCGGTAACTCATCGAGGCTGGTACGCCGCAGAATCTTGCCAACCCGCGTCCGACGCGGATCATCCTTCAGCTTGGTCAGGCGGCTGTCCGCGTTATGCGCCTTCTGCAATTCGGACTGCTGCTGTTCCGCGTCGCGCACCATTGTTCGGAACTTGTAGCAGACGAAGTGGCGACCATTGCGCCCGACGCGGACCTGCCGGAACAGAACAGGCCCTGGTGAGTCGACCCGAATCGCCAGCACCATCAGCGCCATCGGAATAGCGCCAATCACGAGCACCACCGATGAAACAAGCAGATCAATCGCCCGCTTCAACGCGTAATTGAATCCAGCAATCTCAGCCGGCTTCAGCGCAATCAGCGGCAGACCAGCGACATCGTGAATGTTCACCCGATCCATCGCCAGCTCAAAGAGGTCCGGCACAAGCTTGAACTCAACATCCGCCGCCCGACATTGATTCACGATGCCCATGATGCGAGCCTGCGACGTCGTCGGCAGGGCGATGATGACCTCATCAACGTCGTATTCGCGCACCAGCGCGCCAACGTCTCTTTCGACTCCCAGGTAGCGCGGTCGAATGACGCGGCGGTCAGTCGCAATCGCCCAGTCATCGGGCGGCGGCTCCTCGTCGACGAACCCGACCACCTGGTAGCCCAGCCGGGGCTGGCTCAGCAGCCACTGCATCAGGCGCTCGCCCGCGCGGCCTGCTCCAATGATCAGCACCTTGTCGACGCCGATACCGCGCATCCAAAGCCGTTCACGCGCGAAGCGCAAGAGCAGCCGTTTCCCGACTAGCAGGGCAATGATCAGCAGCCAGGCGTAGATAAAGAGCAAACGCGATGGGTAGAAGCGCTGCAGGAATGAATAGAGTACGACCAGCGCCATTGCCGTGGTAACGCCATTGGCTATAGAAATCGCTTCGTCCAGGAACGTCGTCCAGCGCGGTTGACGATAGATCTTCCGCACGTGGAAGATCGCCACAATCAGAACCACAAGCATGAACACTTTGGAGAGGAAGAAGGAAAACGGTTGATACGCCCACGGCAGCACTTCGCCGCCGACATGCATGGAGTAGCGCAACCAGTACGCTGCGTAAAAGCCCACGAAGACGAGTGCGGCGTCGGAAATGATCCGAGCCAGTACGACCAGCCAATACGGCGAGTCTCCGACCGTCCGCTGAGTGCGGGCCGGGTTCACTGCCAAGGAGATCAGTGTCCCTCTGTCAAGCCGTCCGCTCGCCACGTTTACCTTCGCGTAACCTTGTCAACCGGGCGGTCTCGGTGGCGTCCAGCCAGGCAGTATAGCATATGACCCTGATACGCCCTGGCTCAACGTGTGCGAACGTACGCTCACCTCATCCACAAACTGACAATCCGTGCTGCCTCGCCAGCGCCTGTTCTGCTAGGATCTGCGCGGCGATCCTGTATGAATCATAGCGGAGGAAAGCGCGTGGAGCGCCTCTGGAGTCCGTGGCGAATGACCTACGTTGGCGGCAACAAGCAGCCCGACTGCGTCTTCTGCAATGCGCTGACGGCGGCAGATGACCGCGAGTCGCTGGTCGTTCACCGAGGCACGAATGCGT
Protein-coding sequences here:
- a CDS encoding undecaprenyl-phosphate glucose phosphotransferase, which gives rise to MNPARTQRTVGDSPYWLVVLARIISDAALVFVGFYAAYWLRYSMHVGGEVLPWAYQPFSFFLSKVFMLVVLIVAIFHVRKIYRQPRWTTFLDEAISIANGVTTAMALVVLYSFLQRFYPSRLLFIYAWLLIIALLVGKRLLLRFARERLWMRGIGVDKVLIIGAGRAGERLMQWLLSQPRLGYQVVGFVDEEPPPDDWAIATDRRVIRPRYLGVERDVGALVREYDVDEVIIALPTTSQARIMGIVNQCRAADVEFKLVPDLFELAMDRVNIHDVAGLPLIALKPAEIAGFNYALKRAIDLLVSSVVLVIGAIPMALMVLAIRVDSPGPVLFRQVRVGRNGRHFVCYKFRTMVRDAEQQQSELQKAHNADSRLTKLKDDPRRTRVGKILRRTSLDELPQFFNVLKGEMSVVGPRPPVPAEVAGYDEWHHGRLLVTPGLTGLWQVSGRSNLTFDEMVRLDLYYAENWSPWLDITIMLRTIPAILTARGAY